The proteins below are encoded in one region of Huiozyma naganishii CBS 8797 chromosome 7, complete genome:
- the POP8 gene encoding ribonuclease P (similar to Saccharomyces cerevisiae POP8 (YBL018C); ancestral locus Anc_8.164) — translation MDEMTWRQWINNALKRSHGIYGEGIEYYILNRDEKIIYLKVNYTDATLFSSALATYTSSDELLGFPLVVNIIQETPYLKELKTNDDDKLWFNNELNEIDDE, via the coding sequence ATGGATGAAATGACTTGGAGACAGTGGATCAATAATGCGCTAAAACGCTCACATGGAATATACGGTGAAGGGATTGAGTACTACATTTTGAATCGAGACGAAAAGATCATATACTTGAAGGTCAATTATACAGATGCTACACTCTTTAGTAGTGCCCTGGCTACTTACACATCCTCAGACGAACTGCTAGGGTTTCCACTAGTTGTTAACATAATACAAGAGACGCCGTACttgaaagagttgaagaCTAATGACGATGATAAATTATGGTTCAATAATGAACTGAATGAAATAGATGATGAGTAA